In the genome of Bacteroidales bacterium, the window TTCCATCTTTTTTTACAATAGAAATCTGTTGTCCCATTTTTATTTTTCCGCGTGATATGCGCCCAACGGCAATACGTCCGACATAAGATGAATAATCAAGCGAAGTGATTTGCATTTGCAATGTTCCGGGTTCTTTAACAGGTGGTTTGAAATATTCAATAATTGTATCGAGCAAAAAACTTATATCATTAGCCGGAGTTTTCCAGTCAGCTGCCATCCACCCGAGTTTTGACGAACCGAAAACTGTAGGGAAATTCAATTGCTCCTCGTTTGCGTCCAAACTCATCATCAAATCAAAAACCGCTTCATGTGCTTCATCCGGAGAACAATTGGGTTTGTCAACCTTGTTGATTACAACAATGGATTTTAACCCGCGTTCAATTGCTTTTTCAAGTACAAATCTTGTTTGCGGCATAGGACCTTCGAAAGCATCAACCAACAGCAACACTCCGTCAGCCATATTCAATACACGTTCCACTTCGCCGCCAAAATCGGAATGTCCGGGGGTATCAATAATATTTATTTTAACTCCTTTGTATCTTACCGATACATTTTTAGCTAATATTGTTATTCCTCTTTCACGCTCCAGGTCATTGGAGTCGAGCAATAATTCGCGTACTTCCTGATTATCTCTGAATAATTTCACCTGATGCAATATCCTATCAACTAACGTGGTTTTACCGTGGTCTACATGTGCTATTATTGCTACATTTCTTATTTCCGACATATTTTTTTACTCCTGCTAAATTCAAGCTGCAAATGTAGTACCTTAATTCATTAAAAAAAAATTATCCCTGTATTCAGGGATAAAATAATTCTTTATAAGCACAAGTAAAACTTATTGTTTCTTCTGCATCGTTATTTAAATTTAGTTAGTGCTTTAATTTTTCATATAAAATAAGTTCTGCAATTACTATAATGATGAAAATATAAAAATGAAAAATAGAATTAATAATTTAGCGATTTAAAATAAAAGTAAAAATTTTATAAAAAGCGAAAACAGAAAACTATTTTTTTAAAGCATCAGTAACCATATTGGCGGCATCTTGCAGAAGTATTGCCGACTGTACTTTGAGTCCGGATTTGTCTATAATTTCTTTTGCTTTTTCGGCATTTGTGCCTTGAAGGCGGACAATAATAGGAATTGAAATACTGCCAATATTTTTAAATGCTTCAACAATTCCTTCAGCCACACGGTCGCACCAAACAATACCGCCGAAAATGTTTACGAGTATTGCCTTTACATTTGGGGTTTTTAAAATTATTCTGAAAGCATTCTCAACTCTTTTAGCATCGGCACTTCCACCGACATCAAGAAAG includes:
- a CDS encoding GTP-binding protein; translated protein: MSEIRNVAIIAHVDHGKTTLVDRILHQVKLFRDNQEVRELLLDSNDLERERGITILAKNVSVRYKGVKINIIDTPGHSDFGGEVERVLNMADGVLLLVDAFEGPMPQTRFVLEKAIERGLKSIVVINKVDKPNCSPDEAHEAVFDLMMSLDANEEQLNFPTVFGSSKLGWMAADWKTPANDISFLLDTIIEYFKPPVKEPGTLQMQITSLDYSSYVGRIAVGRISRGKIKMGQQISIVKKDGSVVKSMVKELYLFEGLAKEKVKFEVEAGEICAVLCNESFEIGDTIADYENPEGLTFIHVDEPTMSMVFT